The Glycine soja cultivar W05 chromosome 15, ASM419377v2, whole genome shotgun sequence region ccttttttttcttattttaatgttaaattttaatcGAGGCAGTTTGAGATAATTGTTGCTGTCAAGAGGCCAAAACCTGAAACTATATACGCTGCCGCAAGGAGCTAAAGCAACATATTTTCTCAACAAAATACAGCATGTATCAAATATGTTCATGAACACATCAATGTCACAGAACACTCTCTCTCCACCACATGGAATGGCAAAAGAAATTTTAGAGACAAACAAGAATCCATATATAGATTTACAGGGGGGGACAACATAGTAAAAGTGTAAAACTAATCAAAATTCTAATAACAACGAATCCATTCTTACATTATTAATGACCACATTATTTTAGCTAATTAACAAGTGTCGGTTTCCCCCAAAACACATATCACTACTACCAAATGAGTAGAACCCGGCAGGAACCAACCAATAACACAACTGGTCTgagtaaaagagaaaaaaacaacCTTAGCTACTTGCAAGAATGGGAAGCAATGAAAGAAATTAAGGCAATTTCAAGATGCAAATTGGCGTTCAGAGTCGGTGACTCGCGAGGCGTAGTATCTAGCAATGAAATCAGAGGCTTTTCTGTCAATGCCAGGCTCAGCAACCCAACGCCCTCTATCTTCATCACTTGCAAATATCCTTCTCCCACTGCCACTGCCTTCCCAGTACTCATCATAGCTACCACCACTTGAGAAACATGCCTTGAACACACTCCCAAAGGAGCAAGTAGAAGACCTCTTTGCTCCCATTGTCTCTTAATAACTCTATTCTTCTAATGATGTTTTTAGTGTCACTCTCAACTTCTCAAGTCTCAACACTCACAAACAAACAACCCCTTCTACTCTTTTCAATGATATTTCACCTCTAATTAAGCTGCTATATGACTATGTAAGTGTTGAGTGATTTCTTTATCtttgttgtaacttgtaagtagCATTCAAACAGCTCTTAGTATTTATAGAGTGACACAACTTACACGGTGTTACTGTATTAGCTATCGTtctaagaaaaactaaaaaaaaaagggtacaTATTCCCTGATATCACTAATAAGAAtggtggttatcatggatgtAAATCTGAAAAAGAAGCATAAGCGTTGTTGTCCCCTACTTTTGAATTGTCACGCAATAGTTCTCCTCCCCTAGCTAGGTGATACAGTGTACCCTACTTTGCTATGTTACTATTATTATCTCTTTGTTTCCCTAGATGCCTTCTTTTCCCTGTATAAATAATGCCTACAGAATTAGAATAATGCTTATATGCTTCAGATTTTACCCAAAATGTATGTGTGACTTTAACCATGGTAAGATGTAAGGTACGCGGCAAGGCGGGGAAAGTATGCTAAAATAAAGCTTATGCAGTTCGAATGAAACTTAATTCAACCAGCTAGTTATAACTTATTACTCCTAGGCTTTTGTCATTTATGCATGTTCATGTTCATCACTTTCCCTGTTCACACTGTTACCTTTAATCTGCAGCCAGTATTTTTTTCACCGTAATATTAGTGTAAAGTATTTATCAACTtaatttattgatgattaatctctatcaaaaaatttgatttgttttgttttgaattttttctttgaattatgttttttttcacaaaattcaaatcagagactttatttaaaaagatcAATTTCAATAGCACTTGAATCGACTTGATAATCAACCAATATATGGCATCACCCCGAAAGAATTTTATCATAACTAGTTGCTAAAATAAAACTTTGTCTCATatctacattttatttttcaaattcatcATTCAAGTCTGACAAGTTTTATTTTGGTGCATATAGTATATCTTTTATATCACATTAGTCTTTCTGTCATTTTTGACACTAacaatgttaatttttgttgatgtgacatcttgtaatttgtaatgtttcactaaattaaattagaatgaAAAAATTTACGGAAAAACTACTAATATGGTCTAACAAAGAAACTTTAaaggatcaaaataaaaaaaattaaagttaaaaactaaaatgaaatctCAAATgcagaaaaatgaataaaatgtgACTTTAGccatgaaaaatatttgtgatgCTGAATTTTTTCAACAATACAAAAAGTGATcgaatgataatatataaagtTTGTCATATATATGGGTAAAAAGTAAATTTGCATATTCCCATTCTCAAGAGTTCTAGAACTGAGTACTTCAATTAAAAAGTAGTACGAGTCATATTCCATCTAAACAAGTTCatgaataaaaattgaatatataaaaaaatatgaacgaTAAAAAGCTTGTTCCCATGCAAGATTAAGAATTAATACAAACAATTGTATTGTATAAAAGCTAGGAAGAAGCATAACAGAGAATTGTGTCATTGGAGGATGATGATGGTTTAAAGGTTGACAATCAGGTTGGTTTTTGTGGCATTGCTGAAAAGTATTTTGACAAGCTTTTTCGCGCACTAATACTGAGCTGCATGGGGGTGTTAAGGTATGTGGACTCCAAAATTGATATGGTAGATAATGAAGCTCTAACCAAGTCTTTTGTATTAGAAGAATTTAAATATGCCCTTTTCCAAATGCACTTGGATAAGGCGTCCGGACCTGACAGATTGAGCCCGACCCTTTATAAACGGTTTTGGAATGTTTGTGGATTTGAGATTTTCTAGGCTTGTGTCTCCTGGCTGCATGAAGGGACTATGCCTCCTCACTTGAATGATACTAATATTGTCTTAATTCCGAAGAAGGAG contains the following coding sequences:
- the LOC114387596 gene encoding uncharacterized protein LOC114387596; the protein is MGAKRSSTCSFGSVFKACFSSGGSYDEYWEGSGSGRRIFASDEDRGRWVAEPGIDRKASDFIARYYASRVTDSERQFAS